In Portunus trituberculatus isolate SZX2019 chromosome 24, ASM1759143v1, whole genome shotgun sequence, a single genomic region encodes these proteins:
- the LOC123508078 gene encoding anillin-like isoform X3, which produces MTWIWQHHPEAGRAGALVLSRRVVQFEIQKEGIKEEAVAGTFVYFLPAVMTDPFVQRMMARSHARRAAVAQTLGNKENVSMSDSTRSRLKHLSALHSGNSSEALSPLQPSVDNIEPPRTASLPKKSDFSPDRKLRKEPGDMEMHQPVKIGENQGPTSPHKPRLTSLAKRCQEINNWDDDYSYHSSSHGSQVAVGGNSASPKKFDVHGAYSLSASNPGKIKPLEVEELTKNTNVLQSPSRSSSTSSYGSVGSGGESSLSSYASLSPATKAPSSPHVAQHPKLQSNLQTPNKTELSQNANASPTKKLLWDRGLLNSLINLNDGLQEALEAQGFTPTDSRSKLYYDFKKDQQKNANEESPSKTFSTTRIPSPPASPSKVRSISLAELIRSNSPQKSSQVTKQESSTACLPVTQTSNTCLPLPPPPPVVVSCLPKSPVSSPSRLFARVSSPETKIKGRGRDVSPSKVGEMRSRWEQHIRQASPERTDRSRSPRKTESPKKVPSPKKNQQVTSTSNTEIPSQSASVNHESPSKSPEKYNQSGFKRFTSERKSWREVSPHKPGPIGEVVKGEAPMPQAVPLVDQPFSSSVRERAAAFDSAKKQEPQKDPAEMSVQERLAIFSKKQGGALVPKAPFGQPVPAKALQSGSVGSQEAAIHSSVAHSQPVQRPSKRMASEAASTFEHHGSVSQKNDKHMSPDKKRITNFEQQRKAFEYIEDSWQDNDISSKVRAERQQEMEVLLNRFKKPKQMPKSNNIENRHQSLNEKPRYPVESESEYLESDESIGESSTSEDSSQDNMPGPPKPPRLYKDVIPEAPPLQDAVARRTQLSPLKVHQSPKKEFIPKMKPGCIYPSLSDIESHSEAPDSQDEDVKDSSFAESVLTCTSMESLGQKIQKVANTGSRRPLSMIEESTYSQTRVNSSMSESTMEALDAIDDAIDEALDDDLSPTPPKRQCSRDNMNVYKTPKINDTPPSHNTEEQDVTLAHSISMYRKQKPDVICTPVRQIIRRPDLHSPSPEPVSPSVTVSARIKELQEEVLEQQRVIAQASNAVSVVLKRPEQQGTPQHVEAEKLLLLSSQKRQSALNEIQRIKAEGALGQQSWAGDDTCMGSISISNITVPLKHEFLQRGMKGNDLYHLMVLVKHREQVISSQLMTTPECVVEGAVTFPNLIALHHLTSNFNITLEVYALSTQEPRQLNMKKEQSRMKLTPLKKLHKHESRTASPSIQSPGGPFAVRTSSFQLVGFTHLNMSTLTRNAWTLEMVPYSSSLDGHLLMHVNCSFEGGITERGFLTMFEDVGGYGAWNRRWCVLSGMHLRYWKYPDDETRKEASGKLDLRSCTTRRVELVSRDICARQHTFQLTLLRPAHPGEETNLVQEVKGSSVVTKMLLSADSKEERMVWCNKLNKALANIRAWDPDAMQPQDYQV; this is translated from the exons ATGACATGGATCTGGCAACACCACCCAGAGGCGGGACGCGCAGGCGCACTTGTGCTGTCCCGTCGGGTGGTTCAGTTTGAAATCCAAAAGGAAGGCATCAAGGAAGAAGCAGTTGCTGGTACTTTCGTGTACTTTCTTCCCGCCGTGATGACGGATCCATTTGTTCAG AGGATGATGGCCCGAAGCCATGCGCGACGGGCAGCAGTGGCCCAGACATTGGGGAACAAGGAAAATGTGTCTATGTCAGATTCCACTCGCTCCAGGTTGAAGCATCTCAGTGCTCTTCACTCAG GTAACTCCAGTGAGGCTCTTAGTCCACTTCAACCATCTGTTGATAACATTGAGCCTCCCAGGACTGCCTCGCTCCCAAAAAAATCTGACTTCAGTCCAGACAGGAAATTGAGAAAGGAGCCTGGagatatggaaatgcatcagccagtcaaaattggagagaaccAAGGCCCCACTTCCCCTCATAAGCCAAGACTGACCTCTCTGGCTAAGAGAtgtcaagaaataaataattggGATGATGACTACTCTTATCACTCATCTAGTCATGGCTCTCAGGTAGCAGTAGGGGGGAACTCTGCTTCACCAAAAAAGTTTGATGTGCATGGTGCTTACTCTCTATCTGCTTCTAATCCTGGTAAGATCAAGCCACTGGAAGTAGAGGAACTAACAAAAAACACTAATGTTCTTCAAAGCCCTTCACGCTCATCGTCAACGTCATCTTATGgcagtgttggtagtggtggtgagtcttCTCTTTCAAGCTATGCTTCCTTGTCTCCAGCCACTAAggcaccttcctctcctcatgtTGCTCAGCATCCCAAGCTTCAGTCCAATCTTCAGACACCAAACAAGACAGAGTTAAGCCAGAATGCCAATGCCTCTCCCACAAAAAAACTACTCTGGGACCGAGGATTGCTTAATTCATTG ATCAATCTAAATGATGGTTTACAAGAAGCTTTG GAAGCACAAGGTTTTACCCCGACTGACTCTCGCTCAAAACTCTACTATGATTTTAAGAAAGACCAACAGAAAAATGCAAATGAAGAAAGTCCATCCAAGACTTTCTCAACAACAAGGattccttcacctcctgccagccccTCTAAGGTGAGAAGCATAAGTCTTGCAGAACTTATAAGAAGCAACAGTCCTCAAAAATCCAGTCAAGTAACAAAGCAAGAAAGTTCtactgcctgcttgcctgtcaCTCAAACCTCTAACACTTGCttgccactgccgccaccacctcctGTGGTTGTGTCATGTCTGCCCAAAAGTCCAGTGTCAAGTCCTTCTCGCCTGTTTGCTCGTGTATCCAGTCCTGAAACAAAGATTAAG GGACGAGGACGAGATGTCAGCCCATCCAAAGTGGGAGAAATGAGAAGTCGTTGGGAGCAACACATTCGTCAGGCATCTCCAGAGCGAACTGACCGCTCTCGTAGCCCAAGAAAAACTGAGAGTCCGAAGAAAGTTCCTTCACCTAAGAAAAACCAACAAGTGACCTCTACTAGCAACACTGAAATCCCTTCCCAGTCTGCTTCTGTGAACCATGAAAGCCCATCAAAGAGTCCTGAAAA GTACAATCAGAGTGGATTTAAACGTTTCACATCTGAACGCAAAAGTTGGCGTGAGGTTAGTCCACATAAACCTGGGCCGATTGGAGAAGTGGTAAAAGGAGAAGCTCCTATGCCCCAAGCTGTACCTCTTGTAGACCAgccattctcttcttctgttaGAGAAAGAGCTGCAGCCTTTGACAGTGCAA AAAAGCAAGAACCCCAGAAGGATCCAGCAGAGATGAGTGTGCAGGAACGTCTTGCCATCTTCAGCAAGAAGCAAGGTGGAGCTTTGGTCCCTAAGGCTCCATTTGGCCAGCCAGTTCCAGCCAAG GCTCTCCAAAGTGGTAGTGTTGGGAGCCAAGAAGCAGCTATCCACTCTTCTGTGGCTCATTCCCAGCCTGTACAAAGACCCTCTAAGAGGATGGCATCAGAAGCTGCTTCTACATTTGAACACCATGGATCTGTATCCCAGAAGA ATGATAAGCACATGTCTCCAGATAAAAAAAGGATCACTAACTTTGAACAACAAAGGAAAGCCTTTGAATACATTGAAGACAGTTGGCAGGACAATGACATTTCCTCAAAAGTGCGAGCAGAACGCCAGCAGGAGATGGAAGTTCTGCTGAACAGGTTCAAGAAGCCAAAGCAAATGCCAAAATCAAACAACATTGAAAATAGACATCAGTCATTAa ATGAGAAGCCAAGATATCCTGTGGAGTCAGAATCAGAGTATTTGGAGAGTGATGAATCAATTGGAGAGTCATCCACCTCCGAGGACTCTTCCCAGGACAACATGCCTGGACCTCCCAAACCTCCTCGCCTCTACAAGGACGTCATCCCAGAAGCCCCACCCCTTCAGGATGCTGTTGCTAGACGCACCCAATTGTCTCCACTAA AAGTTCATCAGTCTCCCAAGAAAGAATTTATACCAAAGATGAAACCTGGTTGCATCTACCCTTCATTGTCAGACATTGAGTCCCACTCTGAAGCTCCAGACAGTCAGGATGAGGATGTCAAGGACTCTAG TTTTGCAGAGAGTGTGTTAACATGTACCTCTATGGAGAGTCTGGGACAGAAGATTCAGAAAGTTGCAAACACTGGATCCAGGAGGCCACTGTCTATGATTGAAGAAAGTACATACTCTCAGACCCGT GTAAATAGTTCCATGTCTGAAAGTACAATGGAGGCTCTTGATGCCATTGATGATGCAATCGATGAAGCCTTGGATGACGATttgtcaccaacaccaccaaagaGACAGTGCTCACGGGACAATATG AATGTTTACAAGACTCCAAAAATCAATGACACACCTCCCAGTCATAACACAGAGGAACAAGATGTTACTCTTGCCCACTCTATCTCCATGTACAGGAAACAGAAACCG GATGTAATCTGCACCCCAGTACGACAGATAATTCGTCGGCCAGATCTACACTCACCTTCCCCAGAGCCTGTTAGTCCATCAGTAACTGTGAGCGCCCGCATCAAAGAGTTGCAAGAGGAG GTGTTAGAGCAACAGCGTGTGATAGCTCAGGCATCTAATGCAGTGTCAGTAGTTCTTAAACGCCCAGAGCAGCAGGGCACCCCACAACATGTTGAGGCTGAGAAGCTCCTGCTTTTATCCAGCCAGAAAAGACAGTCAGCACTAAATGAAATCCAG AGAATAAAAGCTGAAGGAGCTTTGGGTCAACAGAGTTGGGCAGGTGACGACACCTGTATGGGGTCAATCAGTATCAGCAACATAACAGTTCCACTTAAACATGAGTTTCTccagagaggaatgaaag GTAATGACTTGTATCATCTAATGGTCTTGGTGAAGCATAGGGAGCAGGTGATCTCCTCTCAGCTGATGACAACACCAGAGTGTGTAGTGGAAGGAGCTGTTACTTTCCCAAACCTCATCGCTCTCCACCACCTTACCTCAAATTTTAACATCACTCTTGAAGTATATGCTCTCAGCACTCAGGAGCCTCGCCAGTTGAATATGAAGAAG GAACAGAGTCGCATGAAGCTGACTCCCCTAAAGAAGCTGCACAAGCATGAGTCTCGAACAGCTTCCCCATCTATCCAGTCTCCTGGTGGACCATTTGCTGTTCGCACGTCATCCTTTCAACTAGTTGGATTCACTCACCTTAACATGTCTACTCTTACTAGGAATGCCTGGACTCTTGAAATg GTGCCATATTCTTCTTCATTAGATGGACACTTGCTGATGCATGTGAACTGCAGCTTTGAAGGAGGTATTACAGAGCGTGGCTTCCTCACTAT
- the LOC123508078 gene encoding anillin-like isoform X7, with protein sequence MTWIWQHHPEAGRAGALVLSRRVVQFEIQKEGIKEEAVAGTFVYFLPAVMTDPFVQRMMARSHARRAAVAQTLGNKENVSMSDSTRSRLKHLSALHSGNSSEALSPLQPSVDNIEPPRTASLPKKSDFSPDRKLRKEPGDMEMHQPVKIGENQGPTSPHKPRLTSLAKRCQEINNWDDDYSYHSSSHGSQEAQGFTPTDSRSKLYYDFKKDQQKNANEESPSKTFSTTRIPSPPASPSKVRSISLAELIRSNSPQKSSQVTKQESSTACLPVTQTSNTCLPLPPPPPVVVSCLPKSPVSSPSRLFARVSSPETKIKGRGRDVSPSKVGEMRSRWEQHIRQASPERTDRSRSPRKTESPKKVPSPKKNQQVTSTSNTEIPSQSASVNHESPSKSPEKYNQSGFKRFTSERKSWREVSPHKPGPIGEVVKGEAPMPQAVPLVDQPFSSSVRERAAAFDSAKKQEPQKDPAEMSVQERLAIFSKKQGGALVPKAPFGQPVPAKALQSGSVGSQEAAIHSSVAHSQPVQRPSKRMASEAASTFEHHGSVSQKNDKHMSPDKKRITNFEQQRKAFEYIEDSWQDNDISSKVRAERQQEMEVLLNRFKKPKQMPKSNNIENRHQSLNEKPRYPVESESEYLESDESIGESSTSEDSSQDNMPGPPKPPRLYKDVIPEAPPLQDAVARRTQLSPLKVHQSPKKEFIPKMKPGCIYPSLSDIESHSEAPDSQDEDVKDSRYVYNMILPPDVCSPARKPFTPKKKPGFLYPSLSDIESRSEAPDSQDEETDSSFAESVLTCTSMESLGQKIQKVANTGSRRPLSMIEESTYSQTRVNSSMSESTMEALDAIDDAIDEALDDDLSPTPPKRQCSRDNMNVYKTPKINDTPPSHNTEEQDVTLAHSISMYRKQKPDVICTPVRQIIRRPDLHSPSPEPVSPSVTVSARIKELQEEVLEQQRVIAQASNAVSVVLKRPEQQGTPQHVEAEKLLLLSSQKRQSALNEIQRIKAEGALGQQSWAGDDTCMGSISISNITVPLKHEFLQRGMKGNDLYHLMVLVKHREQVISSQLMTTPECVVEGAVTFPNLIALHHLTSNFNITLEVYALSTQEPRQLNMKKEQSRMKLTPLKKLHKHESRTASPSIQSPGGPFAVRTSSFQLVGFTHLNMSTLTRNAWTLEMVPYSSSLDGHLLMHVNCSFEGGITERGFLTMFEDVGGYGAWNRRWCVLSGMHLRYWKYPDDETRKEASGKLDLRSCTTRRVELVSRDICARQHTFQLTLLRPAHPGEETNLVQEVKGSSVVTKMLLSADSKEERMVWCNKLNKALANIRAWDPDAMQPQDYQV encoded by the exons ATGACATGGATCTGGCAACACCACCCAGAGGCGGGACGCGCAGGCGCACTTGTGCTGTCCCGTCGGGTGGTTCAGTTTGAAATCCAAAAGGAAGGCATCAAGGAAGAAGCAGTTGCTGGTACTTTCGTGTACTTTCTTCCCGCCGTGATGACGGATCCATTTGTTCAG AGGATGATGGCCCGAAGCCATGCGCGACGGGCAGCAGTGGCCCAGACATTGGGGAACAAGGAAAATGTGTCTATGTCAGATTCCACTCGCTCCAGGTTGAAGCATCTCAGTGCTCTTCACTCAG GTAACTCCAGTGAGGCTCTTAGTCCACTTCAACCATCTGTTGATAACATTGAGCCTCCCAGGACTGCCTCGCTCCCAAAAAAATCTGACTTCAGTCCAGACAGGAAATTGAGAAAGGAGCCTGGagatatggaaatgcatcagccagtcaaaattggagagaaccAAGGCCCCACTTCCCCTCATAAGCCAAGACTGACCTCTCTGGCTAAGAGAtgtcaagaaataaataattggGATGATGACTACTCTTATCACTCATCTAGTCATGGCTCTCAG GAAGCACAAGGTTTTACCCCGACTGACTCTCGCTCAAAACTCTACTATGATTTTAAGAAAGACCAACAGAAAAATGCAAATGAAGAAAGTCCATCCAAGACTTTCTCAACAACAAGGattccttcacctcctgccagccccTCTAAGGTGAGAAGCATAAGTCTTGCAGAACTTATAAGAAGCAACAGTCCTCAAAAATCCAGTCAAGTAACAAAGCAAGAAAGTTCtactgcctgcttgcctgtcaCTCAAACCTCTAACACTTGCttgccactgccgccaccacctcctGTGGTTGTGTCATGTCTGCCCAAAAGTCCAGTGTCAAGTCCTTCTCGCCTGTTTGCTCGTGTATCCAGTCCTGAAACAAAGATTAAG GGACGAGGACGAGATGTCAGCCCATCCAAAGTGGGAGAAATGAGAAGTCGTTGGGAGCAACACATTCGTCAGGCATCTCCAGAGCGAACTGACCGCTCTCGTAGCCCAAGAAAAACTGAGAGTCCGAAGAAAGTTCCTTCACCTAAGAAAAACCAACAAGTGACCTCTACTAGCAACACTGAAATCCCTTCCCAGTCTGCTTCTGTGAACCATGAAAGCCCATCAAAGAGTCCTGAAAA GTACAATCAGAGTGGATTTAAACGTTTCACATCTGAACGCAAAAGTTGGCGTGAGGTTAGTCCACATAAACCTGGGCCGATTGGAGAAGTGGTAAAAGGAGAAGCTCCTATGCCCCAAGCTGTACCTCTTGTAGACCAgccattctcttcttctgttaGAGAAAGAGCTGCAGCCTTTGACAGTGCAA AAAAGCAAGAACCCCAGAAGGATCCAGCAGAGATGAGTGTGCAGGAACGTCTTGCCATCTTCAGCAAGAAGCAAGGTGGAGCTTTGGTCCCTAAGGCTCCATTTGGCCAGCCAGTTCCAGCCAAG GCTCTCCAAAGTGGTAGTGTTGGGAGCCAAGAAGCAGCTATCCACTCTTCTGTGGCTCATTCCCAGCCTGTACAAAGACCCTCTAAGAGGATGGCATCAGAAGCTGCTTCTACATTTGAACACCATGGATCTGTATCCCAGAAGA ATGATAAGCACATGTCTCCAGATAAAAAAAGGATCACTAACTTTGAACAACAAAGGAAAGCCTTTGAATACATTGAAGACAGTTGGCAGGACAATGACATTTCCTCAAAAGTGCGAGCAGAACGCCAGCAGGAGATGGAAGTTCTGCTGAACAGGTTCAAGAAGCCAAAGCAAATGCCAAAATCAAACAACATTGAAAATAGACATCAGTCATTAa ATGAGAAGCCAAGATATCCTGTGGAGTCAGAATCAGAGTATTTGGAGAGTGATGAATCAATTGGAGAGTCATCCACCTCCGAGGACTCTTCCCAGGACAACATGCCTGGACCTCCCAAACCTCCTCGCCTCTACAAGGACGTCATCCCAGAAGCCCCACCCCTTCAGGATGCTGTTGCTAGACGCACCCAATTGTCTCCACTAA AAGTTCATCAGTCTCCCAAGAAAGAATTTATACCAAAGATGAAACCTGGTTGCATCTACCCTTCATTGTCAGACATTGAGTCCCACTCTGAAGCTCCAGACAGTCAGGATGAGGATGTCAAGGACTCTAGgtatgtatataatatgataTTGCCTCCAGATGTTTGCTCTCCTGCAAGGAAACCATTCACACCAAAGAAGAAACCAGGCTTCCTGTACCCATCACTCTCAGATATTGAGTCTCGCTCAGAAGCTCCTGACAGTCAAGATGAGGAGACAGATTCTAG TTTTGCAGAGAGTGTGTTAACATGTACCTCTATGGAGAGTCTGGGACAGAAGATTCAGAAAGTTGCAAACACTGGATCCAGGAGGCCACTGTCTATGATTGAAGAAAGTACATACTCTCAGACCCGT GTAAATAGTTCCATGTCTGAAAGTACAATGGAGGCTCTTGATGCCATTGATGATGCAATCGATGAAGCCTTGGATGACGATttgtcaccaacaccaccaaagaGACAGTGCTCACGGGACAATATG AATGTTTACAAGACTCCAAAAATCAATGACACACCTCCCAGTCATAACACAGAGGAACAAGATGTTACTCTTGCCCACTCTATCTCCATGTACAGGAAACAGAAACCG GATGTAATCTGCACCCCAGTACGACAGATAATTCGTCGGCCAGATCTACACTCACCTTCCCCAGAGCCTGTTAGTCCATCAGTAACTGTGAGCGCCCGCATCAAAGAGTTGCAAGAGGAG GTGTTAGAGCAACAGCGTGTGATAGCTCAGGCATCTAATGCAGTGTCAGTAGTTCTTAAACGCCCAGAGCAGCAGGGCACCCCACAACATGTTGAGGCTGAGAAGCTCCTGCTTTTATCCAGCCAGAAAAGACAGTCAGCACTAAATGAAATCCAG AGAATAAAAGCTGAAGGAGCTTTGGGTCAACAGAGTTGGGCAGGTGACGACACCTGTATGGGGTCAATCAGTATCAGCAACATAACAGTTCCACTTAAACATGAGTTTCTccagagaggaatgaaag GTAATGACTTGTATCATCTAATGGTCTTGGTGAAGCATAGGGAGCAGGTGATCTCCTCTCAGCTGATGACAACACCAGAGTGTGTAGTGGAAGGAGCTGTTACTTTCCCAAACCTCATCGCTCTCCACCACCTTACCTCAAATTTTAACATCACTCTTGAAGTATATGCTCTCAGCACTCAGGAGCCTCGCCAGTTGAATATGAAGAAG GAACAGAGTCGCATGAAGCTGACTCCCCTAAAGAAGCTGCACAAGCATGAGTCTCGAACAGCTTCCCCATCTATCCAGTCTCCTGGTGGACCATTTGCTGTTCGCACGTCATCCTTTCAACTAGTTGGATTCACTCACCTTAACATGTCTACTCTTACTAGGAATGCCTGGACTCTTGAAATg GTGCCATATTCTTCTTCATTAGATGGACACTTGCTGATGCATGTGAACTGCAGCTTTGAAGGAGGTATTACAGAGCGTGGCTTCCTCACTAT